A DNA window from Acidobacteriota bacterium contains the following coding sequences:
- the tsaE gene encoding tRNA (adenosine(37)-N6)-threonylcarbamoyltransferase complex ATPase subunit type 1 TsaE, whose product MNRELTANTPEEMFSIGDDIARNLNGGEVILLFGGLGAGKTLLTKGIMSGLGYDVDEVTSPSFTLVNLYETERFDVYHIDLWRLDAAINTAEAVGLNEILENERAVTIIEWADRLGDKMLPNTITIKIEGDGDEQRTVTIRE is encoded by the coding sequence ATGAATCGAGAACTGACAGCAAATACGCCCGAGGAAATGTTCTCGATCGGCGACGATATCGCTCGAAACCTGAATGGCGGCGAGGTGATCTTACTTTTTGGCGGACTCGGGGCGGGGAAGACTTTGCTTACGAAAGGCATTATGAGCGGGCTCGGATATGACGTTGACGAAGTGACTAGCCCGAGTTTCACTTTGGTAAATCTGTACGAGACCGAGCGGTTCGATGTTTATCATATCGACCTGTGGCGGCTGGATGCGGCGATAAATACGGCTGAGGCAGTCGGATTAAATGAGATACTTGAGAACGAGCGGGCGGTGACGATCATCGAATGGGCGGACCGGTTAGGTGACAAAATGCTTCCGAATACGATCACCATCAAGATCGAAGGCGATGGCGACGAGCAGAGAACTGTTACGATCCGCGAATAA
- the radA gene encoding DNA repair protein RadA → MAKQPTTIFVCQNCGAQERKWLGQCPDCQQWNTLVEERFRTTAQPAAQTKFTAQYRVATPIPYSKIESQDDARTESGIDELDRVLGGGIVAGSLVLIGGAPGIGKSTIVMQMADKLGKNGTKVLYVSGEESERQIKMRGERLGVVAENLFLLPETNLQAILAETDKLRPDFMIVDSIQTVFSDQIESAPGSVSQVREVAAQFMHFAKQTATPVFLTGHVTKEGSIAGPKTLEHIVDTVLYFEGDRHHNHRIIRATKNRFGAANEIGIFEMTNTGLVPVGNPSELFLQERPENATGSVVTVCMEGTRPMLVEIQALVSGTKYGSGRRMTQGFDQNRTSLLIAVAEKQLGFQLAADDVFVNVAGGMEIDEPAADLGVIAAIASSFRNLQVPPETAVFGEVGLTGEVRGVLQAQARAREAQTLGFKKLILPESNKKGLEKLLGIRVIGVKNLEQAMDALF, encoded by the coding sequence ATGGCAAAACAACCAACGACAATATTCGTCTGCCAAAACTGCGGGGCACAGGAACGCAAATGGCTCGGCCAGTGCCCTGACTGTCAGCAGTGGAACACGCTCGTCGAGGAACGTTTCCGCACGACCGCTCAACCGGCGGCCCAGACGAAATTCACCGCCCAATACCGCGTCGCCACGCCGATTCCCTATAGCAAGATAGAATCGCAGGACGACGCCCGCACCGAATCCGGCATCGACGAACTCGACCGCGTCCTTGGCGGCGGGATCGTCGCGGGTTCCTTGGTCCTCATCGGCGGGGCACCGGGCATCGGCAAATCGACGATCGTCATGCAGATGGCGGATAAGCTGGGCAAGAATGGCACAAAAGTGCTATACGTCTCGGGAGAAGAATCCGAACGCCAGATAAAAATGCGCGGCGAACGCCTCGGCGTCGTCGCGGAAAATCTCTTTCTCCTGCCCGAAACAAACCTGCAGGCGATCCTCGCTGAAACCGACAAACTGCGGCCCGATTTTATGATCGTCGATTCGATCCAAACGGTCTTCAGCGACCAGATCGAATCGGCTCCGGGCAGCGTTTCGCAAGTTCGTGAGGTTGCCGCTCAGTTCATGCATTTCGCAAAGCAGACGGCGACGCCGGTCTTTCTCACCGGCCACGTCACCAAAGAAGGTTCGATCGCCGGGCCGAAAACACTCGAGCACATCGTCGACACCGTCCTTTATTTCGAAGGCGACCGCCATCACAATCACCGCATAATCCGCGCGACCAAAAACCGCTTCGGAGCGGCGAACGAGATCGGGATTTTCGAAATGACCAACACCGGTTTGGTCCCAGTCGGAAATCCGTCCGAGCTTTTCCTACAGGAACGCCCCGAAAACGCCACTGGCTCGGTCGTCACCGTCTGCATGGAAGGCACGCGGCCGATGCTCGTCGAGATACAGGCACTTGTGAGTGGCACGAAATACGGTTCCGGCCGCCGAATGACGCAGGGCTTTGACCAGAATCGCACGTCGCTGCTCATCGCCGTTGCGGAAAAACAGCTCGGCTTTCAGCTCGCTGCCGACGACGTTTTCGTCAACGTCGCCGGCGGAATGGAGATCGATGAACCCGCCGCCGACCTCGGCGTCATCGCCGCAATTGCATCAAGCTTCCGAAATCTACAGGTTCCGCCAGAAACCGCCGTCTTCGGCGAAGTCGGCCTAACCGGCGAAGTCCGCGGAGTCCTCCAAGCCCAAGCCCGGGCTCGCGAAGCCCAAACACTCGGATTTAAGAAATTAATATTGCCGGAATCGAATAAGAAAGGCTTGGAAAAGCTTTTGGGAATAAGAGTGATCGGAGTGAAGAACTTGGAGCAGGCGATGGATGCTCTTTTTTAA
- a CDS encoding BrxA/BrxB family bacilliredoxin gives MPYPEMMIYGMRAELADLGIEETKTSEAVEDAVKNTDGTLMVVVNSVCGCAAGGVRPGIAMALQHSPAKPDRAITVFAGADIDATDTAREYFTGYAPSSPSIGFLKNGELVQLFERRDLEGRPPQVIAQALIDAFNTHCTKTEAANN, from the coding sequence ATGCCATACCCAGAAATGATGATCTACGGAATGCGTGCCGAGTTGGCCGACCTCGGCATCGAGGAGACAAAGACAAGCGAGGCCGTTGAGGATGCAGTTAAGAACACTGACGGAACTCTAATGGTTGTCGTTAATTCGGTTTGCGGCTGCGCGGCCGGCGGCGTTCGCCCTGGTATCGCAATGGCGTTGCAGCATTCACCTGCAAAACCTGACCGCGCGATAACGGTTTTCGCCGGTGCTGATATTGATGCGACGGACACAGCTCGGGAGTATTTTACAGGTTATGCTCCGTCGTCGCCGTCGATCGGATTTTTGAAGAACGGCGAACTCGTCCAGCTTTTCGAACGCCGCGACCTCGAAGGCCGTCCGCCGCAGGTCATCGCTCAGGCCCTTATCGATGCATTTAACACGCATTGCACGAAGACTGAAGCGGCAAATAACTAA
- a CDS encoding class I SAM-dependent methyltransferase, with the protein MYRFILKLYYVLTVPLAIFFILNSSAIHPAYKLGFFRKQWLGWRMFLNKLRVNTGTSYKSHLAMALKIFETAPDVAGDILECGTWQGGSAVNLSLVCKIAGRKLVIYDSFEGLPEGKAEDRQGFYETGEYCGSLELVKQNIERYGAIEVCEFVKGWFDQTLPTLDRPILLAFIDVDLELSLETCVRHIWPNLTDKGYIFIDEYVGLDYCSIFWSEEYWKRYFDRTPPGLIGSGVGLPLGEYYIGPWEETGNRPLHHPNAAAYTRKDFSGTWIHFPGQNRDR; encoded by the coding sequence ATGTACCGTTTCATCCTAAAACTCTACTACGTGCTGACGGTGCCCCTGGCGATCTTTTTTATTCTCAATTCGTCGGCGATCCATCCGGCGTACAAGCTCGGATTTTTTCGAAAGCAGTGGCTCGGATGGCGGATGTTTTTGAATAAGCTGCGGGTAAATACCGGCACTTCGTACAAATCGCACCTCGCGATGGCTCTCAAGATATTCGAAACTGCGCCCGATGTCGCGGGCGACATTCTCGAATGCGGCACCTGGCAGGGCGGCAGTGCAGTAAATCTTTCGCTCGTCTGCAAGATCGCAGGCCGCAAGCTCGTGATCTACGACTCATTCGAAGGCCTGCCGGAAGGAAAAGCGGAAGATCGCCAGGGCTTTTACGAGACCGGCGAATATTGCGGCTCGCTCGAACTCGTCAAGCAGAATATCGAACGCTACGGAGCGATAGAGGTTTGTGAATTCGTAAAAGGCTGGTTCGATCAGACGCTGCCGACGCTCGACCGACCGATCTTGCTCGCGTTTATTGATGTCGATCTGGAGTTGAGTCTGGAAACGTGCGTCAGGCACATCTGGCCGAACCTGACCGACAAGGGCTACATTTTTATCGACGAATACGTCGGGCTCGATTACTGTTCGATCTTTTGGTCGGAGGAATATTGGAAACGATACTTCGATCGCACCCCACCGGGCCTGATCGGCTCAGGTGTCGGCTTGCCACTCGGCGAATACTACATCGGCCCGTGGGAAGAAACAGGAAATCGCCCGCTCCACCATCCAAATGCCGCGGCTTACACGAGAAAGGATTTCTCGGGAACGTGGATACATTTCCCGGGTCAGAACCGGGATCGTTAG
- a CDS encoding 2-C-methyl-D-erythritol 2,4-cyclodiphosphate synthase yields MYRIGFGTDVHRLIEGRPLVIGGVVIDSDLGADGHSDADVLLHAATDAVLGALALGDIGTHFPNTDERWRNAESSEFLMYAVGLARERGYEVVNIDTTIDLERPKLRPHIEAIRAGLANALRVEIGQVSVKAKTGEAVDSVGEGWAIRAQAVVLIQRIEH; encoded by the coding sequence ATGTATCGAATCGGATTTGGGACAGATGTTCATCGGCTTATCGAAGGGCGGCCGCTGGTTATTGGCGGCGTGGTGATCGATTCTGACCTTGGGGCTGACGGGCATTCTGATGCGGACGTTCTGCTGCATGCGGCGACGGATGCCGTGCTCGGTGCGTTGGCTTTGGGAGATATCGGAACGCATTTTCCGAATACCGACGAGCGGTGGCGAAATGCCGAGAGCTCGGAATTTTTAATGTACGCGGTTGGTCTTGCGCGGGAACGCGGCTATGAGGTAGTCAATATCGACACGACCATCGACCTTGAACGCCCAAAACTCCGGCCGCATATCGAGGCAATTCGTGCGGGCCTCGCAAACGCTCTGCGGGTCGAGATCGGCCAGGTCAGCGTTAAGGCTAAGACTGGCGAAGCAGTGGATTCCGTTGGCGAAGGCTGGGCGATCAGGGCTCAAGCCGTTGTCTTGATACAGCGTATTGAACACTAA
- a CDS encoding class IV adenylate cyclase produces the protein MALEIEKKYRIDKKIIVELATKLGEMGAAFSYEVFEENYLHRGGLLDGRSATLRVRKTDFRTTLTYKEKVATENDFKHQIEFETDVSNVDATESIIEKLGYKLSVIYEKHRKAWHFNNVEIVLDELPFGYYMEIEGEMDDITTVEKLLGADKFEIEPRGYPRLSAKYGKANADGITEARFVKTTVA, from the coding sequence ATGGCGCTTGAGATCGAAAAAAAATACCGGATCGACAAAAAGATAATAGTTGAGCTAGCCACGAAGCTCGGTGAAATGGGCGCCGCTTTTTCTTACGAAGTTTTTGAGGAAAATTACTTGCACCGCGGCGGATTGCTCGATGGACGCTCGGCCACATTGCGCGTTCGTAAAACAGATTTCAGAACGACGCTCACCTATAAGGAAAAGGTTGCGACTGAAAACGATTTCAAACACCAGATCGAGTTCGAGACCGATGTTTCAAACGTCGATGCTACTGAGAGCATAATCGAAAAACTCGGCTACAAGCTTTCGGTCATCTACGAAAAACATCGTAAAGCCTGGCATTTCAATAACGTTGAGATCGTGCTCGATGAACTTCCGTTCGGCTACTACATGGAGATCGAGGGAGAGATGGATGACATCACCACGGTTGAAAAGCTGCTCGGTGCGGACAAATTTGAGATCGAGCCTCGCGGATATCCTCGCCTCTCCGCGAAGTATGGCAAAGCAAATGCGGACGGTATCACCGAAGCCCGATTTGTAAAAACCACCGTTGCCTAA
- a CDS encoding nuclear transport factor 2 family protein produces MKLKILFFLVVFCSVSSFAQTSDEQTLKSLLKQMTDAQTAYDAAALDKIFASDFIEISPAGEFDPRDKVLSFYTPKAKAEAGNMSASLEVSEYSIRTYDKFAVVISKFTYSLTADGKPLPPRSMRVTTVFRKEKGEWKIASAQYTGIRPPAPKPQ; encoded by the coding sequence ATGAAATTAAAGATCCTATTTTTCCTCGTTGTTTTTTGCAGTGTTTCGTCTTTTGCTCAGACTTCCGACGAACAAACGCTTAAATCTCTGCTAAAACAAATGACCGACGCCCAAACCGCGTACGATGCGGCGGCGTTGGATAAGATATTTGCGTCGGATTTTATCGAGATCTCGCCGGCCGGGGAATTTGATCCTCGGGACAAGGTTTTGAGTTTTTATACGCCGAAGGCGAAGGCGGAGGCGGGGAATATGTCGGCTTCGCTTGAGGTTTCGGAATATTCGATCCGCACGTATGATAAATTTGCGGTGGTTATCTCGAAATTCACCTATTCACTGACCGCCGACGGAAAGCCGTTGCCGCCGAGGAGCATGCGTGTGACGACCGTCTTTCGCAAGGAAAAAGGCGAATGGAAGATCGCTTCGGCCCAGTACACCGGCATCAGGCCGCCGGCTCCGAAGCCGCAGTAG
- the ispD gene encoding 2-C-methyl-D-erythritol 4-phosphate cytidylyltransferase, giving the protein MNTAIIVAAGSGSRFGGEQPKQFVEILGKPLIIHTLEKFQACSAVDEIVLVLSADAIEEFQISNFRSEIGKLKKVIAGGSSRAESVKNGLEAVTAETKIVAVHDGARPLVSVDEITATIVKANEVGAACLVGVVTDTIKTIRGDEISGTLDRDKLRRALTPQTFKVEVLRSAFALGGVSEAATDECYLVEKLGHPIAFVEGSSRNIKITRQEDLIFAKAYLPEPLA; this is encoded by the coding sequence ATGAACACCGCCATCATCGTTGCTGCCGGGAGCGGGTCACGCTTTGGTGGCGAGCAGCCAAAACAATTCGTCGAGATCCTCGGCAAACCGCTAATCATACACACTCTAGAAAAATTTCAAGCTTGTTCGGCGGTGGATGAGATCGTACTGGTTTTGTCAGCGGATGCGATCGAGGAATTTCAAATTTCAAATTTCCGATCTGAAATTGGAAAATTAAAAAAGGTCATTGCGGGCGGTTCGTCGCGGGCCGAATCGGTGAAAAACGGCCTCGAAGCTGTCACGGCTGAAACAAAGATCGTTGCCGTTCATGATGGAGCGAGGCCTCTGGTTTCGGTGGATGAGATCACTGCGACGATCGTGAAAGCGAATGAGGTCGGTGCGGCGTGTCTAGTCGGAGTCGTAACCGACACGATAAAAACGATCCGTGGCGACGAGATCTCGGGTACGCTTGACCGTGATAAACTTAGACGTGCACTTACCCCGCAGACTTTTAAGGTCGAAGTTTTGCGCAGTGCATTCGCTCTAGGCGGTGTGAGCGAAGCGGCCACGGATGAATGCTACCTCGTCGAAAAACTCGGGCATCCGATCGCTTTTGTTGAAGGGAGCTCGCGGAATATTAAGATAACGCGGCAGGAAGATCTGATCTTTGCGAAGGCCTACCTGCCTGAACCGCTTGCGTAA
- the ppk1 gene encoding polyphosphate kinase 1, producing the protein MTSEAVKKPKATPPPIETAQTPATPSVLEFDGKPLFNRELSWLEFNRRVLDEATDDSLPVLERLKFLSIFATNLDEFFMIRVSGLKEQVAEGVGELSPDGMTAKEQIDEIYKRLRPMLKRLVSYLGENVFPALQQEGITVEAYSSLNAKEKKLLDKYFHNNLFPILTPQSVDSSHPFPYVSNLSINLGLYIEPNRAFTQANLKHLFRQKRFIRIKLPPTVPRLIPINERAGRYALLEEVVSANVAELFPHMKTSEAFLFRVTRDADIELREDEAGDLLRTLERELQRRRDRFAVRLEVSAAMPEKMIKLLMSGTGLTEEEVERVDGFVDIPDLMQLYSLDRPKLKEKPITTIVPTPLQKKENIFEVVRKQDVLLHHPYTSFSTVADFIAEAAEDPDVQAIKICLYRTGKDSPIVNSLMRASRLGKQVTALVELKARFDEGNNIEWARRLENEGVHVVYGITTLKTHSKVLLVVRREKEKLVRYVHLATGNYNPFTAKIYTDLGLLTANEEIGEDATSLFNFLTGYSQQDKYKRLIVAPLNLRERLIELIRREKRNKLAGKEAKIVIKVNSITDSVLINELYEASKAGVQIELIIRGICALRPGIKDLSENIRVRSIIGRFLEHSRILYFSNSGGEADEIYIGSADLMQRSFDRRVEVVTPILDPEIKDFLKETVLGSYLRDEVNARILQPDGTYKRVSSRTKGGFDSQMYFVGLETPT; encoded by the coding sequence ATGACATCAGAAGCTGTGAAAAAACCTAAGGCTACTCCTCCACCGATCGAGACTGCTCAAACTCCTGCCACGCCGTCGGTGCTGGAATTCGACGGCAAACCGCTGTTCAATCGCGAGCTGAGCTGGCTCGAGTTCAACCGGCGTGTGCTCGACGAGGCGACTGATGACAGCCTGCCGGTGCTGGAACGGCTTAAATTCCTTAGTATCTTTGCGACCAATCTGGACGAGTTTTTCATGATCCGTGTATCGGGCCTAAAAGAGCAGGTCGCCGAAGGCGTCGGCGAGCTTTCACCGGACGGCATGACGGCGAAGGAGCAGATCGACGAGATCTACAAACGTCTGCGGCCGATGCTCAAGCGGCTTGTTTCGTACCTGGGCGAAAACGTTTTCCCTGCACTGCAGCAGGAAGGGATCACCGTCGAAGCGTATTCGAGCCTGAATGCGAAAGAGAAAAAGCTGCTCGATAAGTATTTTCACAACAACCTTTTCCCGATCCTGACCCCGCAATCGGTCGATTCGAGCCATCCTTTTCCGTATGTTTCGAACTTAAGCATCAATTTAGGGCTTTACATCGAGCCGAACCGGGCTTTTACGCAGGCAAATCTAAAACATCTTTTTAGGCAGAAGCGGTTTATTCGCATAAAGCTGCCGCCGACGGTGCCGCGTTTGATACCGATCAACGAACGAGCCGGACGTTACGCTCTGCTCGAGGAAGTTGTTTCGGCAAACGTTGCTGAGCTTTTCCCGCACATGAAAACGAGCGAAGCGTTTCTTTTTCGCGTGACGCGAGATGCGGATATTGAGCTTCGCGAAGACGAGGCCGGCGACCTTCTGCGAACACTCGAACGCGAATTGCAGCGTCGGCGCGACCGCTTTGCTGTTCGCTTGGAGGTTTCGGCAGCGATGCCGGAGAAGATGATTAAGCTGCTGATGAGCGGAACGGGACTGACAGAAGAAGAGGTCGAACGCGTCGATGGCTTTGTAGACATTCCCGATCTGATGCAGCTTTATTCGCTGGACAGGCCGAAACTCAAGGAAAAGCCGATCACCACGATCGTTCCGACTCCGCTGCAAAAGAAAGAGAATATTTTTGAGGTCGTGCGAAAGCAGGATGTACTGCTGCATCATCCTTACACATCATTCAGCACGGTCGCGGACTTTATTGCTGAGGCGGCCGAGGATCCGGATGTTCAGGCGATCAAGATCTGCCTCTATCGTACCGGCAAGGATTCGCCGATCGTCAATTCGCTGATGCGTGCGAGCCGTCTGGGCAAGCAGGTGACGGCACTTGTGGAACTGAAAGCCAGATTTGACGAGGGAAATAATATCGAGTGGGCACGACGCCTGGAGAACGAAGGCGTTCACGTCGTTTACGGAATCACCACGCTGAAGACGCATTCAAAAGTACTGCTTGTCGTCCGGCGTGAGAAGGAAAAGCTCGTTCGCTACGTTCACCTTGCGACCGGAAACTACAATCCATTTACCGCAAAGATCTACACGGATCTGGGATTGCTCACGGCCAACGAAGAGATCGGCGAAGATGCCACTAGCCTTTTCAATTTTCTTACCGGTTATTCCCAGCAGGACAAATACAAACGCCTGATCGTCGCCCCTTTGAACTTGCGGGAAAGGCTGATTGAGCTGATTAGGCGCGAAAAACGGAACAAACTCGCCGGAAAAGAGGCGAAAATAGTTATAAAGGTCAATAGCATAACGGACTCTGTTTTGATCAACGAACTCTACGAAGCTTCGAAAGCCGGGGTCCAGATCGAGTTGATCATCCGCGGAATATGTGCTCTACGGCCCGGAATTAAGGACTTGTCTGAGAATATTCGCGTGCGTTCGATCATTGGGCGCTTTCTGGAACATAGCCGCATTCTGTATTTTTCGAACTCTGGGGGCGAGGCTGACGAGATATACATTGGCAGCGCCGACCTTATGCAGCGTAGCTTTGATCGTCGCGTCGAAGTAGTGACGCCGATCCTCGATCCTGAGATCAAGGATTTCTTAAAAGAGACTGTTCTCGGATCGTATTTGAGGGACGAAGTGAATGCTCGGATCCTGCAACCGGATGGCACGTACAAGCGTGTATCGAGCCGGACGAAAGGCGGATTTGATTCACAGATGTATTTTGTTGGATTGGAAACGCCGACTTAG
- a CDS encoding DUF427 domain-containing protein: MKRIEPKPGQESVWDYPRPPRLEPSTKHLRIEFGEETIASTNRAFRVLETSHPPVYYFPPEDVRLDLLTVVSDATSFCEWKGSARYYDLFVKDRKVSNAAWFYPNPSKAFLAIANYVAFYPSKMDACFVGDERVTSQPGDFYGGWITSDIVGPFKGGEGTWGW; this comes from the coding sequence ATGAAAAGGATCGAACCAAAACCTGGTCAGGAATCTGTTTGGGATTATCCGCGGCCGCCACGGCTGGAGCCGAGCACAAAACATCTGCGGATCGAGTTTGGCGAAGAAACAATAGCATCGACAAATCGGGCGTTTCGCGTTCTCGAAACAAGTCATCCGCCGGTCTACTACTTTCCGCCGGAAGATGTTCGGTTAGACCTTTTGACCGTCGTATCGGACGCCACAAGCTTTTGTGAATGGAAAGGTAGTGCTCGTTATTACGACCTCTTTGTAAAAGACAGAAAGGTCTCAAATGCGGCTTGGTTTTATCCAAATCCAAGTAAGGCATTTCTCGCGATCGCAAATTACGTCGCCTTCTACCCTTCGAAAATGGACGCTTGTTTCGTCGGCGATGAGCGGGTCACATCGCAGCCGGGGGATTTTTACGGCGGTTGGATAACAAGCGATATCGTCGGCCCATTCAAGGGCGGCGAGGGCACGTGGGGATGGTAA
- a CDS encoding TRAM domain-containing protein — translation MKFDVLILRIAFVGMLILLGYLLNPFERTQRFGLGLIGTEATRNWLSAGLGGVLGLLVIVFEMRVRKASLKTLIGAAVGSILGIVGAFLIGVLISIQKEAAVSAEMQTFLTISLMGFMGYVGLMVGAAKGDYLDLSALGGIFSDKNIKRDYKILDTSVIIDGRIADVAETGFLGGSLIIPHFILAELQQVADSADSSKRQRGRRGLDMLQRLRNNSKLDIQIVETDFPAVKEVDLKLIELGTQLDAVIVTNDFNLNKVSQLRGVAVLNINELANALKPVVLPGEAMRVFILKEGKEYNQGVAYLDDGTMVVVDNARRLIGKTADIAVTSVLQTTAGKMIFGRLWEEKDEGNGNGNGSHTDPSLNIHDSRSLGFKKATRELRQTTIIEEIEN, via the coding sequence ATGAAGTTTGATGTACTCATATTACGGATCGCCTTTGTGGGAATGTTAATTCTCCTCGGGTACCTGCTCAATCCATTTGAGCGGACGCAGCGATTCGGACTTGGGCTCATCGGGACCGAGGCGACGCGTAACTGGCTCTCAGCGGGTCTAGGCGGAGTTCTGGGATTGCTCGTGATCGTCTTTGAGATGCGCGTGCGTAAAGCTTCGCTAAAGACGCTTATCGGTGCAGCGGTCGGGTCGATCCTTGGCATCGTGGGTGCATTTCTCATTGGCGTCCTTATCTCGATACAGAAAGAAGCGGCCGTTTCGGCCGAGATGCAGACGTTTTTGACCATTTCGCTGATGGGCTTTATGGGCTACGTCGGGCTTATGGTCGGTGCGGCGAAGGGCGATTATCTCGACCTTTCGGCTCTCGGCGGCATCTTTAGCGACAAGAATATCAAACGCGATTACAAGATCCTTGACACGTCGGTCATCATCGACGGACGTATCGCAGATGTTGCTGAAACGGGTTTTCTCGGCGGATCGCTCATCATTCCTCACTTCATTTTGGCTGAATTGCAGCAGGTCGCTGATTCTGCAGATTCGTCAAAACGCCAGCGCGGACGCCGCGGGCTCGACATGCTGCAGCGGCTGCGGAACAACAGCAAGCTCGACATTCAGATCGTCGAGACCGATTTTCCGGCAGTAAAAGAGGTCGATCTCAAGCTTATCGAACTCGGCACGCAGCTCGATGCGGTGATCGTCACTAACGATTTTAATCTCAATAAAGTTTCCCAGCTTCGCGGCGTCGCGGTTCTTAACATAAATGAACTCGCTAACGCCCTCAAACCGGTCGTTCTGCCCGGCGAAGCGATGCGAGTTTTCATCCTCAAAGAAGGCAAGGAATACAATCAGGGCGTTGCGTATCTCGATGACGGAACAATGGTTGTTGTCGATAATGCCCGCCGCTTGATCGGCAAAACTGCCGATATCGCTGTGACCAGCGTTCTCCAAACGACTGCCGGCAAGATGATCTTCGGACGCCTCTGGGAAGAGAAAGACGAAGGGAACGGCAACGGAAATGGTAGCCATACCGACCCAAGTCTGAACATTCACGATTCGCGCTCATTGGGCTTTAAGAAAGCTACCCGTGAGTTGCGGCAGACCACGATCATCGAAGAGATAGAAAACTGA
- a CDS encoding PilZ domain-containing protein, whose amino-acid sequence MSINQRQHIRFSLDIPAIIYTKFGEKRETRLEQISIGGCFTGWEDDIYVGDEFRMEIELPNKNYLPLHCRALYRFDHAGIGVKFMNISGFEQELISKIIAHKLDMEGVPLQVDPFTLPPSFVTEDSIPRITEIREKRDSILERIMSAD is encoded by the coding sequence ATGTCGATAAATCAAAGACAACATATCCGATTTTCGTTAGATATTCCTGCGATCATCTATACGAAGTTTGGTGAAAAGCGGGAGACGAGGCTGGAGCAGATCAGCATTGGCGGCTGTTTCACGGGTTGGGAGGACGATATTTATGTCGGCGACGAATTCCGCATGGAGATCGAACTGCCGAATAAGAACTATCTCCCGCTTCATTGCCGGGCTCTCTATCGTTTCGATCACGCTGGCATCGGGGTGAAGTTCATGAACATCAGCGGATTCGAGCAGGAACTGATCTCAAAGATCATTGCCCATAAACTAGATATGGAGGGCGTGCCGCTTCAGGTCGATCCGTTCACTCTCCCCCCGAGCTTTGTTACCGAAGACTCGATCCCACGCATAACAGAGATACGCGAAAAACGAGATAGTATTCTGGAGCGTATAATGTCTGCGGACTAA